The segment atattcataccttctACGGGAGATTTATTCAATGGAGGTTTAAGCTTCCTGTTAATACTCGGAGGCTCGGCAGGAGAGTGTTCGGCAGAACTCATTTCCAAAACTGACACTGTCGGTCCTGGAGAAGCTTCATTACTAATGACCGATGTAGAATCGCTAGTTTTTCTTCCTGGTTTTAATTCCCGATAAACAACTGGCGGAGGTGGTGCCACTGTTGTTGGTACTGAAGTTGAATTATCTCGCACAAGTGGACTTGGTAAATTTGAATACGTAGCAGTTGCTGAACTCTCAGAGCGTGGACTCGACGGTTCCTCTTCCTGAAAGTCGTAGCGGAATACGCGTGTATCTTCGATATTACTTGGAGCAGCATTGGagtaaaaatgtttatctATAGTGCTTGACTCGGGTGCTCCAGGTTGATGAGATCTTGGAAAATCATATGATTCGTCTGTTACAATTGCAGTTGCGGGAGTCGATGGCGCAGGAGTCGCTGGAGTTGTAGGTTTTGAGCTTTCGGTAGCACcatctaaatttaaataattatgacCAGGATTTTCAGGTAACATATGAGGAGGTTTCGGTGGCCTAGGAGGTGCTGGTAACTTTTCTACAGAAGGCGGTACAGTGGAGTCAACGATTCTTAATTTCCCAAATCGCTTTCGAACACTCCAAGAACCAATTTCGGCATCACTCGTATTATGCGGTTGTTTGGATTCGcctattataaaaatataatgttattcacGTAATTcggttaaagaaatatattgattATATTTACCCGAGGAAGGAAAAGTTTCCCAGTTCACGCTAGGCACTGGAGCAGTCCATTCATCGTCGGTGAAAACACTTTCCGCATCCGTTGTTGTAGGAGATCTAGAAGGGGATGGGGCCAATCGTCTTGGGGCATCATAATGTTCAGGTCCTTGCCCCAAAGCCGAATTGAGAGAGCTAGTATCATTTAACCGTCGACCAGAAATACATTCGCTAATAGGAATGTATGGGCCCGAAATAGTACTGGTAGGTGAAATCGGTGGGGATTCTTGTGTTTCAAATTGGAacactataaaaaaatgtataatattgtataaaatcttattatcttatatatatgtatatatatatatatatcttatatatattattaatcttattaAGTTCCAAATATCTTAAATGATAACAATATGTACTTTGACATTGTTGCTCCTCATCTTGCGTATAGGCCTTTAAACCACAAACTTGACATACGGCATCCACCCACTTATTCATATCAGCTTCACTTTCTGCTACTAGATAATAAGTTCTTTTTGGTGTTTTAACATTGAACATATACTGATATTTCTGCTTGCGATTTTCAAATCTTAAGCCTGCATCCACCTGTTTACAAATAAAAGTCAATATTAAGACATAAGCAAATTCAGTTATGTAAGTCAGGATAAAGATCTTCAAATAGGTAGCTACCTGTTCGCATTGATCAAGATCAATACGaccttttaattttctacaacGCCTATCTGTATAATACTCCAAAAAATATTGTCCAGGTAATTCTCCACTATGTCGAAGAGCAAACCACCTTTTCCTCCATCTCTGGAAATAAACAAACGTatcatagaaattatttaaaaagaaatatataaagtttacATATTTAAGTtgtcatttaaatttaattactgtGTATAGCATAAAACATTGTCTACACTGCGATATAAGCAAAAAAGTAATTAGAACATTAACATTCTTGGATAAAAATATCACAACATTCCATacttatgaaacatttttcagcATACGAGGTTAGAATTCATAAAAGCTTGACGAACAAATGTAGACATAGCGATTTGACAagcatttaaaaatgtaaacaatAAAGAAATTGACGAACCGAGTAGAATTTCGAATTTGTCATTGTTCTATGAAATACTAACCGCTCGCCAAAGTTTGGTAGGTGGCGATTTAATGAGCCACCCTTCGTGCACAATCTCTTGGCTGGTTTTGAGTACCTCCATTCCTACACCCCGATGTTGGCTATGAACCTTTTAATAATTATGCATTGTTAGAGAGTGCGTGGAACCACCGACAACAAGGATGGCACGCTCGTCGTTCATTTATCTATTTTCGGACGGCGCAGCAGCAATCTCACAGATATACCGACCATCTAGCGATCTCTCCTCGATGATGCACAACTAACACATCAACAACGTTCCACCACAAACGCGCATCATCAACGATAAACACCCTCTGAAGAGCTACGGAAGAATTAAAGAGGAACACCGAAGCGGCACGATGATACGCAGAGAAATCCGACTATCGTCATGGTGCCTCCATTACCACCACCATCTTGGCCACGCATGCCAAGCTATGTCAACCATCATAGATGACACACGCTTTTCTCGGCCTATATAGCTGCAAATGGCAAAATCAGACGCTCCAGTCTATATCGAATCCTGAATCACTCAGAGAATCAAGTTGTTGCTCGtgttatgaaaatttgtttggaTTCATTTGATTAACAGAGCTACATGACGCATCGTCGTCTCGTGACCTGAATGAATGGCGCAGTGGTGCGTTCGAGTTGAAAGTTCTGACTGTAATTCAACAAAGCGAACAAAGGAATTGCCGAGGAAGTTTCAAGATCGGCGTTAAACATTATCTTGTTTCTCaacaaacatatatatatgtatatgtttttGTTTGTATATAAGTGTCAAAATTCCATCTATATACAAGTAACTAAATAAATCtatgtaataacaaatattgttCTGTACGATTTCGTATTATAAACTATTGCTTTCTCGCAAATTGTAATTCACGACACGTATTCAGATTACAGGCGGAATCGTTCTGCATTCCAGAAATTTCGACCGATTCGCGACTTCTAGTCGCGTGAACTCTTACGGTTAAATAAACACTGACGTTCGTCAAGACAAGAAACATACCGATACAATTAACGAAGCTTATTTGCGTAAATGGTTACAAACGAAATTACAACGAATGATACAACAAATTCTCGTCTTGTCATATTTAATTGCAAACCGACAACGACTACACGTACGAAACTTAACAACTCTAAGCAATTACAACGATTAATAGGTACTTGTATGCAGATAAACGAATAACAAGCAGAGCCGAGGTATATCGTTCGGCTAATTTGCAATTCAGTACTTAACGCGGTAGACGTCGATCGATATTTAAACCTGGCTTTCATTTCTGATTAGCGATATTCTTTTAAAGAGGTCATGTTCACTATTCTACAAAGAAAAACCAAAGTCGAATAATCCataaatcgtttattaaatattttgttttttctatACAATTCCGTCGCGATGGTAACATCGGTGTCGCAAACCAGCTGTTGAAACGAAACATGTACATGGGGTCGTAAAAAGAtgaaaacgaataacgtaaaTCAGGGGTTCAttctacaataaatataacaaacacGTTTACACATGGAATGCTTCGCTATCAAAGTCGCGTCAATACAGTATAAAAGAAGTCGCGATACATTTTACAGACAAGTACATTTATTTGACACGTAAGTACGGTATAAAACAGAGACACGTGTACAGATGGATTTTCCTATTTAGAGCTTCGGTTTCGTTACATCTATTCCATTGGACGAATAATTGCTCCGATTAGCGTACTCGAAATGTTCCACATCGCATTCGATCTCGACGTGGCGATTCCAAAATCTAAGTATGTATACGGTCTCTCTTAACACCTAGAAAATCTTCTTCACAGCTGCCCTATTCTCTATGATAATCTATGTATATACCTCTATACATTGAGCTTTCTTTCGTTAACAGAGTCGTAATTCCTCCGCGATCActgtaatattgtaatatcgtTACACGTGTACCACGTGCACCTGTATATGTGtgtacaatatgtatatagaatatgatataatatatatatatatatcacatacatatttatatattatatatatttatatatatattatatatgtttatatattatatatatatttatatatattatatatgtttatatataagcGATAATATAAACATATCGTATAAACTTAGTACATATAGATCTGAATGGGGACTCTGAACTTCCTTCTTTTGTTATCCGTCCAACGATATCGTTCAACAAGGATTCGTCGCTAAAAACGACAGATAAGGCGGAAGAACCGACGGGCAGCAATCGCTTCGGACTTCGGTCAAACGAAGGGAACGGAAATCGTCGCGAAATCGTACAAAAGCCTGTTCGTTCCAATTCGATGTGTTACCATCATATTAACTTCGTTACTGAATTTTAGAATATCGACGAATCCTCGCGAACAACTCATTGCAAGAAATGTACATCAAATAGGTTTGTGTACACAAAGgacaacgaaacgaacgacatGTTATGTATAAATAAGACTGCGCTCGAACGGGAATCCACAGATCGTGACAGGATTCAGAAGTTGAAACGTGAAATGATCGCGAGAAAGGTGTTTGAGAGCACACAGGTACAATGTCCagtattcaaataattatacgtAAACTTTATTTCGTCAGATTTTTCATATTGTGTTAATGGTaagtatgtataaatatatacacgtatatgtataattcttACGTGCCAGTTTCGTTTACGTTGTTACATTATGCGCTGTAATCGGATAAGTGATTAATCCTTACACCTAAGGAAAGGATATTCGGCGAACGCAAGAAGAATAAATAGGGTGAGAAAATAGAAGGAAAACATGCGTTGCGTTCGTTGCATACTTTAGTCCCATTTTAAGTTAAGACAGTGAGAACCAAGGAGTCCTTGAAAGCCAGAAAGTCGCACTGTATTTtggttcttcctttttctttatttttctgccATCCGATGGAACTAAAATATAAGTCCTCGTTTAATTGAGAATCCGTACAACTTGTCGACAGGTCGAGACGGGTACATACGCGTTTGTACGCTATATCTTCttgttaatgaaattctatGTACAAATATCGTGTAAAATATACGAATGATATACGTAAGAAGAGgctaaatttcgaaaaaaagtTAGAAAGAGACCATATATCGTGCACGTgagaaacgaataatttaaaataaatatacaaacattAAAGACGATTGTTCGAAGCGAAGTTGATGAACGGACGAGTAGTAGCAAGTGAGAGCAAGTAAAGCGGCAAATGTAACAGAGTTAACAGAAAAACTTTAGTTGTTCACATTGTGAGTATTGAAATATGTACTTTATTAAGGGATACACGCGTAATGTGACAAAGAATTCAAAGTGTTTCGATGTATACGTATAAGAAGATCCGTCTCTGTTCGGAagataagataaaaataattcgtttctttcttagtAACTCTTTCGcgattatataaatactatCGATAAGAAATACTTCTTAAGAAGGATTTTGGTCTTTCGAtacacgtatgtacatatataaccTGAGctgagagaaaaataaaaatggaatgtatttttaaaacttcttttttaataataatataacaatattcGGTTAAATATTCATGAACATCAACATACAGTATTCTTATCTACGTTACAAATCGTTAAGAGAAAAACGAAGTCTTTTTTACGTCCAAGAGTACAAAACTGTAGCAAAAACCTAAATTCACTTTCCCCTCTCCGAGTGGATATCGTGAGGCTAACTTTCACACATCTAAAccgaacatatatattttacaaaacgcGTTTACAAAATGAATAGCGAACACGGGGGCAAACAAGACGTTAACTAAAGTTTTTCCTAAGTCACTCTGCGAACGGTCTTTACACCAGGGGATACAAAAAGGTATCTGAATGGCGACGGTGACAGtatcttttctttccatttccgTTTGTCTCGTTTAGCGAGAACGACGAGAATCCCAccgacaaaaataaataaaggaaagcgcattatattaaatattgtacatttaTCGTGACCGATGCAGTGTTGGATCAGGATTCGAGGGGTTGGATCGAGAGAAAATTCTCATTGTCCTTCTCGAGACTTTTTTCCtcgggaaaagaaaaagagactGGGATGAAGAACGGCGTgagttctttctttttttatctgcGGGGGGGAGCGAGGGGGATAAATGTTACACTTGCGTCTCATTAATCTTTAATTAGATAATCAATTCACTAGTTACGAAATGTCATAATAAAAAGTAGTACTCTATAGTTggtatttcaataataatagcgtaataataataattatattccatAGTTTGTTTGCAATTATCGTctatcgaataattaattaattaacgtttaCTCCATCATGATATAACCGCGGCCTATATTGTgtttgataatataaaaagaaaaacaaatcgtataatacatatatagtatatatatagtatatatattatatatacatatatattatatatataacacatataatatatgtaatatatgtaatacatatatagtatatatgtacatatatatatgtatgtatgtacatacatatatatgtatgcatgtatatatatatatatatagtgttgTATCGTTCGCTTTTCGttacaataataaattgtcCACGAACGCCGACGTATCAACAGATCCGACGTGCAAACCGCTTCcgtttcattcgtttctttctttttcctttttatcatCTACGGAAGTATTTTTTCGCGAATCTACAATCCATCTCTTTCTCGGTGTTCGAACGCACTAAGACCCATTTTTACACTCGCAATTATGTGCTCGAACTATTTCCAGAAAGAGAAaactcatttttctttatatatgttgcacacacacacacccaTCGTATATCGTATTTTTAGGATTCGTTCGCAAATGAACCCGATTCTTAGCAATTGTGTCATCTTCgttacattaattaattattaataaaatcaaacgATAAAATGACTCGTGTAGATCGCGATCGTCGGATTGGTACACGATAGCGTTCGATTGTTCGCTCTTAAAGAGTTTACTACCAAAAAAGGTATACCACTTTCAGATTTACAACACTGCCCTAAACACAGCCATACTAAGCCAAATACTTTTGGGTCTTCGCCGTCAcgattacttttctttttactagTAAAATCATTTACTTAAATCTACAGTCGATAACCATCGGTATTTCATAGATTgttatttttcgttctttgTATTACACTATTTCTTAATCTTTGCTTTTCGTTTTCAACTCGTTTAGAGAAATTGTGTAAATACATCAGACGCACGACAGAATTCGTTTCTCAACCGATTTATAGTTGACCCGCTCGATTCAACTGCTATCACATAATtctacattattatattttttttctctttctttttgtccTTTTATATGACGATCTTGGAAAGACGAATCTACAACGTTCTTTCTATAAAACTAGTCCGAGGGACGAAGGACGTAGAGAAAAACCGgcggaagaaggaaagaaagggcGAGAAAGAGAATACATAACAAAAGGAATGTTTCGGAATCGATTGACGATTCGCATTAATCGATTTATAAAGGAATTTaaaatagtttaaaaataacaaaaagcgATCATTCGAATTTGGAACTTAATTGAGTGAAAGAAAACCGGTTGTCTTAAACGAACTATTCTCGTTAAACTTACCCCCGTCCAACCCcgcgattaaaattttcaaggCAAAGAACATTCGCCAATCGTTCGTTagattctttctttatttttataaaaaaagaaaaaaaaaagaaaaatgcttTTTACCTCCTTTTATAACGAATTCAAAGGGTACCGATGTATATAAGACAAATGGAAATGTAcgatgttatatgtatatagatatatctGATGATAAATGTATCAGAATGAgtcaaatacatttttcaagaGGTAACGTGTCTCTCAAACGGGTCATGATTTCTCTGGCTTTTTGTTTCGAATCGGACCGCGCTTTCGTCGACGGAAACGCCACGTTTGAATATGAATCTTACACCGGTTGCATGTGCCATTAATGATTCTGATTATGATTAAATCGGTTATAGCTTGGTTACATGGTGGCTACATTGTACAccgtgtatttaaaaaatatccgaCGATACGGACTTCCGAAGTACACCTTCACGCATCATTCGTTACCAGCTAGTCATTTAAATAGgtatcgaagaaaaaagagagaggaaaagtTACACTTACAGTTTACTATGATACAGCACTGGCATAGTCACATACTTCGGTATGTATGTGTACGTGTATCtgtatttgtatttctttttctcgggTTTATCGTGCACAGAGATAtcctattataattataacgcGTATGTGTGGATCCCTTTCTCGCTTTTTTCCCGAATATTAACACTATACTTATAtgttttgaatttttctttcgtgataatcttaatagtaataatagtaataataataataagaagaataataaaaataatattattaataataatagtagtagtagtaatagtagtagtagtagtagtagaataataatagtaatgataataattaagaatcaataataattatatataagagcaataataataataataataataataataataataataataataataataataaattcataatagacagggaaattaataataatcgttattattatcgtaataataatatagtatgTACAGAACGGTTTTCATGCGAGGGTCCTTTTCGCTTACGCTTCGTAGCTACATATTTTGATTGAACTGTACATGTTGGACCCTCGGTTTGAAAAGCTTTTGTTGTCAAAATTAACACGATTTATAAATCCTCCCATTAGTAAATAGCAGCTTGTCGTGAATTTCTACTTTTTGGTTGCGACACCGTTAATCCGCGTTGTCTCGCCTGTCCTGTTATTAGGTTTCTTTCCCATAGGACAATTTAGCAGATTATTTTGAAGGTTAATTTCAGAATGATCCATAAAATTTAATGGTGCTAAGGTTTCGGTACAACCTTCGGCAACCGTTGCGATCtcttaataacaaattaaccTAAGTTAACATTACTTAACTTTCCACTAAATTCTTTTCTCCCTTCCTTACATACAATGTTgttgatttctttttcaatatcTTTCCATTTTCATACAGTTCGTTTTTTTTCTCGTTATATACTTTGCATCTTGtcacgataataataatagtggTATATAATAACTGCATATAATCGCTACGCTAATAATATTTgaactattaattattaattaacgttaaGTATACACAACACATTTGTACGATTTCACTCAGCCTGCACGAGCAGCAGCGAGGGAAGGTGGTATAGATGAGAAAGTCATGTGTAAGGGGAATAAAAGTTTGGGCAGGGACATAGTGTGTGTTTcttttgtatatgtatgtgtatttaCGGGGAGAAAGTATTAATAGTCTCTCTTGATTTCATGTGTGTATAGtttcaaattaattgtttctcGTCGTTCCACTGGTTCGCAATTGGGGAGCCGAGGTTGAGATACgagaatataataacataagtTCAAGTGTCCATTGAGCCAGCTGTAGTATCTTCGCGGAGCATCTAAGCAGCACCACAATACGCTGTATCGCTCCTGCACCTTAACTCGGAGATAGAAAGAGGAAACACGCGTCATCCGGGATTAATTTGGTCGCACAAGTGGTACTCTGACCCGTCTCTGAACATCAGCACTTGGTCAGTGTACCGGACGTAAGTAGTTGTACCTGATCTCCACGAAGCTAGGAACGCAGAACGGATGGAAGTTACTCTCTCTGTTCTCATGACAGGGAGGTGGAACAGCGACCGTTCTTTCTAAACGGTTGACATACGATGCAAGATCATCGTTCGCCCACTAACATAGTCACTCGTGTTAACCGACTTCACTAACAGTCACTACAATCCTTCGACAAATTTTGAAAGTTGATCTTGTGGCGTCATGGGCGTCACTTCACTCGAGTCTGTGCCACTAGTGGGCGGTGGAGCTGGAGATGGATGATGCGGCATGGTACCCGGGTGACCAGTCGGTGCACCAGTTCCACCACTCAGCTGCGAAAGCATCATTTCACTTGGCCCACCGAGTTCATGAGCCGGTGAATGTGTTGGTGTACCATGAGGTGGATGATGATGAGGCGATGGCACCGGCCCTGATCGAGGAGAAGGAACTGGCTGATTACGTGGAGAGGGAACCGGTCGTGGGGAAGGATTTGGTTGAGGAGAACGAATTGGAGGTGGAGATCGAACGGATTGCATTAATTGTTGCTGTACAGAAATCCCTGGAGGTCCCATCACACCTTGCGGAGAAGGTACCGGAGGTGGTGTTGGTTTTAAGCCAGGTTGACCGTATCCTTGTTCGTTAAAGCCACCATAACCTGGAGAAGAATACGCGGAATCGTGGCAAGCGTTAGACCACGAACCAAGCGGCTCGACGAATCTCGTTTTCTCcagaatgaaataattcttacCGAGAAGGGGCGGCCTTATAGGTCGCTGTTGACCGTAAGGCGGTGCTGGTGGTTGTGTaaattgttgttgttgttgttgctgctgctgctgcggGTGTTGTTGCGGCTGCGACGGGTGGTGCCTTTGTAATACCAGCATTTGCTGTTTATACCACTGTGGTTGCTGTTGAACaggctgttgctgctgctgttgttgctgctgttgctgctgctgctgctgttgctgctgctgctgttgttgttgttgttgctgttgattTAGCATTGCCTGTATTTGCATTCTGccttgctgttgttgctgttgttggtgctgctgttgctgctgctgttgctgctgctgctgctgctgagACATTATATGCTGCAGAGCAGGTTGTTGCTGCGGCTGGTTAGGACCCAAAGGTCCGCCCACTCCTCCACCGTATTGACCACTTTGTTGTTGATTTAGAGCAAGTgcctattaatttaaaaaatcatatggtaatagaaattattaaaatcgaaAATGTCAGCAGACAAATAATATAGGAGAAATTAATCGTCATACCCGTTGTTTGATAAAAGCAGCCATAA is part of the Bombus fervidus isolate BK054 chromosome 7, iyBomFerv1, whole genome shotgun sequence genome and harbors:
- the LOC139989415 gene encoding uncharacterized protein isoform X2 — its product is MEVLKTSQEIVHEGWLIKSPPTKLWRARWRKRWFALRHSGELPGQYFLEYYTDRRCRKLKGRIDLDQCEQVDAGLRFENRKQKYQYMFNVKTPKRTYYLVAESEADMNKWVDAVCQVCGLKAYTQDEEQQCQMFQFETQESPPISPTSTISGPYIPISECISGRRLNDTSSLNSALGQGPEHYDAPRRLAPSPSRSPTTTDAESVFTDDEWTAPVPSVNWETFPSSGESKQPHNTSDAEIGSWSVRKRFGKLRIVDSTVPPSVEKLPAPPRPPKPPHMLPENPGHNYLNLDGATESSKPTTPATPAPSTPATAIVTDESYDFPRSHQPGAPESSTIDKHFYSNAAPSNIEDTRVFRYDFQEEEPSSPRSESSATATYSNLPSPLVRDNSTSVPTTVAPPPPVVYRELKPGRKTSDSTSVISNEASPGPTVSVLEMSSAEHSPAEPPSINRKLKPPLNKSPVEASPPGRGRIRAAPSPTPPTHVHSNRHQSTSDEDNNTFDDKEEIYYYQDQNTFIPASNRRLVVLQYLDLDLEATENFTSSSLPPTQSPPNTTVYKTVDFLKTEAFNRTRQRVEEERKQCTDELA
- the LOC139989415 gene encoding uncharacterized protein isoform X1, whose translation is MEVLKTSQEIVHEGWLIKSPPTKLWRARWRKRWFALRHSGELPGQYFLEYYTDRRCRKLKGRIDLDQCEQVDAGLRFENRKQKYQYMFNVKTPKRTYYLVAESEADMNKWVDAVCQVCGLKAYTQDEEQQCQMFQFETQESPPISPTSTISGPYIPISECISGRRLNDTSSLNSALGQGPEHYDAPRRLAPSPSRSPTTTDAESVFTDDEWTAPVPSVNWETFPSSGESKQPHNTSDAEIGSWSVRKRFGKLRIVDSTVPPSVEKLPAPPRPPKPPHMLPENPGHNYLNLDGATESSKPTTPATPAPSTPATAIVTDESYDFPRSHQPGAPESSTIDKHFYSNAAPSNIEDTRVFRYDFQEEEPSSPRSESSATATYSNLPSPLVRDNSTSVPTTVAPPPPVVYRELKPGRKTSDSTSVISNEASPGPTVSVLEMSSAEHSPAEPPSINRKLKPPLNKSPVEGPLQLASPPGRGRIRAAPSPTPPTHVHSNRHQSTSDEDNNTFDDKEEIYYYQDQNTFIPASNRRLVVLQYLDLDLEATENFTSSSLPPTQSPPNTTVYKTVDFLKTEAFNRTRQRVEEERKQCTDELA